GTTTTTTGGCTTTTTATTTCCAACCTCGTGCAGCTAATGCTCATGCCTCTGATCATGCTCGGGCAAAACCTCCAGGGCAAGCATGCCGATATGCGGGCCGAAGCGGATTTTGAGCTAAACACCCGGGCTGAGAGGGAAATCGAAACAATCTTGCTGCATTTGGAAAATCAAAGTGAGCTGATTTTGAAAATTTTACATAATCTGGAAAAAACTGAAAATAAAATATTTTAAAGCCTAAAGATTTATGTCACTCCCTTTTATCTTTTCTCTCATTGCGGCTGTCGTCTCCACTACTTGTGGCGGCTTGGTAGCCCTCCGCTACAAGGACAAGATCCATCTCATTCTTGGTTTTACTGCAGGGGTGCTTTTGTCAGTGGTAGCCTTTGATTTATTACCCGAGATATTTTCCCTGACCAAGGAGCTTGCGGTGGACGCTATCCTGCCCATGATTTTCTTGGTGATTGGTTTTTTGCTTTTCCATATTGCTGAAAAACTTTTACTTATTCACCATACTCACGAGGATCAGTATGGTGAGCACAAGCATCCAAACGTGGGAGTTCTTTCTGCCCTGGCTCTAGCTGGACATTCTTTTTTGGATGGAGTGGGGATTGGGATTGGCTTTCATATTTCGGCTACGCTTGGAGCCGTCATTGCCTTTGCCGTAGTAGCGCACGACTTTTCTGATGGACTCAATACCGTTTCTCTGATGTTGGCTCATAAAAACACGGATCGCAGGTCCCTTTGGCTGCTGTCAGTTGATGCCCTCGCTCCAGTTGTAGGAGGTTTTTCCACTTTTTTCTTTACCATTT
This genomic window from Candidatus Paceibacterota bacterium contains:
- a CDS encoding ZIP family metal transporter — its product is MSLPFIFSLIAAVVSTTCGGLVALRYKDKIHLILGFTAGVLLSVVAFDLLPEIFSLTKELAVDAILPMIFLVIGFLLFHIAEKLLLIHHTHEDQYGEHKHPNVGVLSALALAGHSFLDGVGIGIGFHISATLGAVIAFAVVAHDFSDGLNTVSLMLAHKNTDRRSLWLLSVDALAPVVGGFSTFFFTISAGQTLMYLGFFAGFLLYIGASDILPEAHSQNSSWKTIVATLVGVIFM